One window of Bacillus alkalicellulosilyticus genomic DNA carries:
- a CDS encoding SulP family inorganic anion transporter, producing the protein MNFQTIKQEWFSNVRGDVLAGIVVALALIPEAIAFSIIAGVDPMVGLYASFCIAVVIAFVGGRPGMISAATGAMALLMITLVSEHGIQYLLAATILTGILQILFGVFKLARYMKFVPRSVMVGFVNALAILIFLAQLQHFVGETWIMYSLVALTLAIIYILPRFTKAVPSTLVAIIVVTAIAIFANFGVRTVGDMGALTQTLPMFMIPSIPLNFETLTIIFPYALALALVGILESLLTASIVDDMTDTESDKNKESRGQGIANIVTGFFGGMAGCAMIGQSVINVKSGGRGRLSALVAGVFLMFLIIVLGNLVVQIPMAALAGVMIMVSISTFDWGSVRNIHKLPRTDAAVMVVTVGTVVLTHDLAKGVFAGIILSAIFFAAKISKVNVIKTKSASGGKVVYRVQGQLFFASVTDFLEKIDFKEQVSDVKMDLTEAHLWDDSAIGALDKIEYKFEQNKVKVEFVGLNKESSQLMKKIGGLSKASGH; encoded by the coding sequence TTGAATTTCCAAACAATTAAACAAGAATGGTTTAGTAATGTCCGCGGGGATGTTCTAGCCGGAATCGTAGTAGCCTTAGCTTTAATCCCTGAGGCCATTGCTTTTTCAATCATTGCAGGAGTAGACCCCATGGTTGGGTTGTACGCGTCTTTTTGTATTGCGGTAGTTATCGCTTTTGTCGGAGGAAGACCGGGTATGATTTCAGCAGCTACAGGCGCAATGGCACTACTGATGATTACACTTGTCTCCGAACATGGTATTCAGTATTTATTAGCAGCAACCATTCTTACAGGAATATTGCAAATATTATTTGGCGTGTTTAAATTAGCAAGATATATGAAGTTTGTTCCACGGTCTGTAATGGTAGGGTTCGTAAATGCGTTAGCAATTCTTATTTTCTTAGCACAATTACAACATTTTGTTGGTGAAACGTGGATTATGTATAGTTTAGTTGCTTTAACACTAGCAATTATTTATATATTACCGCGTTTTACAAAAGCAGTCCCATCTACATTAGTTGCGATTATTGTCGTAACTGCAATTGCGATTTTTGCAAACTTTGGAGTAAGAACAGTTGGGGATATGGGAGCGTTGACTCAAACTCTACCAATGTTTATGATTCCATCGATCCCATTAAACTTTGAAACCTTAACAATTATTTTTCCTTATGCATTGGCTTTAGCATTAGTAGGGATTCTAGAATCGTTATTAACAGCTTCAATCGTAGACGATATGACAGATACTGAGAGTGATAAAAACAAAGAAAGCCGTGGACAAGGAATCGCGAACATTGTAACTGGATTTTTCGGCGGTATGGCAGGTTGTGCGATGATTGGCCAATCAGTTATCAATGTAAAATCGGGTGGGAGAGGAAGATTATCAGCTTTAGTTGCCGGTGTTTTTCTAATGTTCCTGATTATTGTACTAGGAAACTTAGTTGTCCAAATACCAATGGCCGCTTTAGCAGGGGTTATGATTATGGTATCTATTAGTACCTTTGATTGGGGTTCAGTGAGAAACATTCATAAGTTACCAAGAACCGATGCAGCAGTTATGGTCGTTACAGTAGGTACAGTGGTTCTCACACATGATCTTGCTAAAGGTGTGTTTGCAGGTATTATTTTGAGTGCAATTTTCTTCGCAGCCAAAATCTCAAAAGTAAATGTAATCAAGACAAAATCAGCATCTGGAGGAAAAGTGGTATACCGAGTTCAGGGCCAATTATTCTTCGCTTCTGTTACTGATTTCCTTGAAAAAATCGATTTTAAAGAGCAAGTTAGTGACGTGAAAATGGATTTAACTGAAGCTCATTTATGGGATGATTCCGCGATAGGGGCTCTTGATAAAATTGAGTATAAATTTGAACAGAACAAAGTAAAAGTCGAGTTTGTCGGCTTGAATAAAGAAAGCTCACAATTAATGAAAAAAATAGGTGGGCTATCAAAAGCATCAGGACATTAA
- a CDS encoding histidinol-phosphatase gives MGEVTFDLHTHHERCGHAEGKIEDYIKAAIEKEMNVIGIADHSPYFAREEDHAFPRITMAKSDFPNYVSEVLQLKEKYRHKIHVLLGVECDYFPGQMSKYQKGLSKYPFDYIIGSVHFVDDISIFKKGRWDGLTQKEKQKTKENYYHLIAQSAKSGMFQILGHIDAMKGYYPEFSAIETPVIDETLQIIAEHKIAIEINTSGKTKDSGGWYPSDDILERALFHDVYVTFGSDAHVPERVGDEFEAVKQRLKEIGFKEWVYYVQQKQQIVKL, from the coding sequence ATGGGAGAAGTTACTTTTGATTTACATACCCACCATGAACGATGCGGTCATGCCGAAGGAAAGATTGAAGATTACATTAAAGCCGCGATTGAAAAAGAAATGAATGTTATTGGAATTGCGGACCATTCACCTTATTTTGCTCGTGAGGAAGACCATGCTTTTCCTCGAATTACGATGGCTAAAAGTGATTTTCCGAATTATGTAAGTGAAGTTCTCCAACTAAAAGAAAAATATCGACATAAAATACACGTGTTACTTGGGGTTGAATGTGATTATTTCCCGGGACAAATGTCGAAATATCAGAAAGGGTTATCAAAATATCCATTTGATTACATAATCGGCTCTGTCCATTTTGTAGATGACATTAGTATTTTTAAAAAGGGAAGATGGGATGGGTTAACCCAAAAAGAAAAACAGAAGACAAAGGAAAATTATTATCACCTCATTGCTCAGTCTGCTAAGTCAGGGATGTTTCAAATTCTAGGACACATTGATGCGATGAAAGGGTATTACCCTGAGTTTTCTGCTATTGAAACTCCCGTAATTGATGAAACGTTACAGATCATTGCCGAACATAAGATTGCCATTGAAATCAATACTTCAGGAAAAACAAAGGATTCAGGCGGCTGGTATCCATCGGATGACATTTTAGAACGTGCACTCTTTCATGATGTCTACGTAACCTTTGGTTCAGACGCTCATGTTCCAGAGCGTGTCGGTGATGAATTTGAAGCTGTAAAACAACGGTTAAAAGAGATTGGTTTTAAAGAATGGGTGTATTATGTTCAACAAAAACAACAAATAGTTAAGCTTTAA
- a CDS encoding YjcZ family sporulation protein, producing MYGGCYDPCGYGYGAPVAAPVAAPVGVGVRGFALILVLFILLVIIGAAWTPVV from the coding sequence ATGTACGGAGGTTGTTATGATCCATGTGGTTACGGTTACGGTGCACCAGTTGCAGCTCCTGTTGCAGCTCCTGTAGGTGTTGGCGTTCGTGGCTTCGCGTTAATTTTAGTTCTATTTATCTTGCTTGTAATTATTGGAGCAGCTTGGACACCAGTAGTATAA
- a CDS encoding winged helix-turn-helix transcriptional regulator, translating into MGEVQELQIDCSIEKALNIIGGKWSFLILRELFKGTRRFGEIKKSIPKISPKALTDTLRHLEDNAIVTRKVYATVPATVEYSLTEKGKALEKILKEMKHWGKEWATESISK; encoded by the coding sequence ATGGGAGAAGTACAAGAACTACAGATTGATTGTTCAATTGAAAAGGCGCTAAATATTATTGGAGGAAAATGGTCGTTTTTAATATTAAGAGAGCTATTTAAAGGAACAAGGAGATTTGGGGAAATTAAAAAATCAATTCCGAAAATAAGCCCTAAGGCGTTGACCGATACATTACGACATTTAGAAGATAATGCAATTGTCACAAGAAAGGTATATGCTACCGTACCTGCTACAGTTGAATATTCCCTAACTGAAAAGGGAAAAGCACTAGAGAAGATTTTAAAAGAAATGAAACATTGGGGCAAAGAATGGGCCACAGAAAGTATAAGTAAGTAA
- a CDS encoding NAD-dependent epimerase/dehydratase family protein, with product MKKVVITGGSGLLGPAVIREFLDHGYHVVNADIKKPVEELCQTVIVDLQNLGEVYGVLAGADAVVHLAAIPVAYSHPNEVTFQNNVMSTYNILEAAGNLGIKKAVISSSESSYGVVFSRKGLEPAYVPVDEDHPQLPDDSYGFSKIVNEKNADMIHLRTGMQVVSMRLGNVITPEMYSNFPSFINDPEQRKVIVWSYIDARDAASAFRLAVEKDGLGSVALNIANDDTSMNIESKTLMNTIFPNIPLKKELTGYETLLSNEKAKRLLGWQPVHEWRKYVTVN from the coding sequence ATGAAAAAAGTGGTAATTACAGGTGGAAGTGGCCTTCTGGGTCCAGCAGTGATTCGAGAATTTTTAGATCATGGCTATCATGTCGTGAATGCAGATATTAAAAAGCCAGTGGAGGAACTTTGTCAAACGGTGATTGTTGATTTGCAAAACTTAGGAGAAGTTTACGGTGTATTAGCTGGTGCAGATGCGGTTGTTCATCTTGCTGCAATCCCGGTAGCTTATTCCCATCCTAATGAAGTAACCTTCCAAAACAATGTCATGTCAACCTATAACATTTTAGAAGCAGCAGGGAACTTAGGGATTAAGAAGGCTGTTATTTCTTCAAGTGAATCTTCTTACGGCGTTGTTTTCTCAAGAAAAGGACTTGAACCAGCTTATGTCCCAGTTGATGAAGACCATCCTCAGCTTCCTGATGATAGTTATGGGTTTTCAAAAATTGTTAATGAGAAAAATGCAGATATGATACATCTTAGAACAGGAATGCAGGTCGTTTCCATGCGTTTAGGAAACGTCATTACTCCAGAGATGTATTCGAATTTTCCAAGCTTCATAAACGACCCTGAGCAAAGAAAAGTTATTGTTTGGAGTTACATTGATGCAAGAGATGCGGCTTCTGCTTTCCGCTTAGCTGTTGAGAAAGACGGACTTGGCTCAGTTGCTTTAAATATTGCTAACGACGATACGAGTATGAACATAGAAAGCAAAACATTAATGAATACCATCTTTCCAAACATTCCACTAAAAAAAGAACTAACTGGTTATGAAACATTACTTAGTAATGAAAAAGCCAAGAGGTTATTGGGATGGCAACCAGTTCACGAATGGCGAAAATACGTTACAGTGAACTAA
- a CDS encoding M20 family metallopeptidase, which translates to MNLLSKENEMLSLLKHLVNIDSGSTYKHGVDEVGSILRQKFEHLGYRVTVKQQLKYGNHLIIKHPEIKDPPIMIVAHMDTVFEKGTASKRPFSIKDNRAYGPGVIDMKASLVAVVYALSALKEAGEDAYKYVKIVINSDEEVGSPSSRSLIEAQAKGMAYALVMEPARKDGSLVTERRGNGRFTIKIKGKAAHSGIEPEKGRSAIQELAYKIVKLHELNDYEHGISVNVGMIKGGDAVNTISSNAVGHIDVRVSTPEQVTEMEHKIEEVCSSTVVRGTKVELKGDMSRPPMIKNEKIEKLFGIIQDVGKEIGLSIKDTKTGGGSDASFTAALGIPTIDGLGPIGGNAHSENEYLEIPSLTERTLLLAKVIERLAWLEMNKTRKKLS; encoded by the coding sequence ATGAACTTACTGTCCAAAGAAAATGAGATGCTGTCATTGCTTAAACATCTGGTCAATATTGATAGTGGTTCGACGTACAAGCATGGAGTTGACGAGGTAGGTTCGATTCTTCGTCAAAAGTTTGAACACTTAGGTTACCGTGTAACAGTCAAACAACAATTGAAGTATGGTAATCATCTAATCATCAAACATCCAGAAATCAAGGATCCTCCAATCATGATTGTTGCGCATATGGACACCGTATTTGAAAAAGGGACCGCAAGTAAGCGCCCATTTTCCATTAAAGATAACCGGGCATACGGACCGGGTGTTATTGATATGAAAGCAAGTTTGGTTGCTGTAGTTTATGCACTTTCTGCACTTAAAGAGGCAGGAGAAGATGCATATAAATATGTAAAGATAGTCATTAATAGTGATGAAGAAGTGGGCTCTCCAAGTTCTCGTTCGTTAATTGAAGCCCAAGCAAAAGGAATGGCCTACGCCCTTGTAATGGAACCAGCACGAAAAGATGGCTCACTTGTAACAGAAAGAAGAGGCAATGGTCGATTTACAATAAAGATTAAAGGAAAAGCAGCTCACTCAGGAATTGAACCTGAAAAGGGAAGAAGTGCTATCCAGGAACTTGCCTATAAAATTGTAAAACTACATGAACTAAATGATTATGAACACGGCATATCTGTAAATGTTGGAATGATTAAAGGCGGAGACGCAGTAAATACAATTTCATCAAATGCAGTCGGTCATATTGATGTTAGGGTTTCTACTCCAGAACAAGTGACAGAGATGGAACATAAAATTGAAGAAGTCTGTTCATCCACAGTTGTAAGAGGTACAAAAGTAGAACTAAAAGGTGATATGAGTCGACCGCCGATGATAAAAAACGAAAAAATAGAAAAGTTGTTTGGAATTATCCAAGATGTCGGTAAGGAAATAGGACTGTCAATTAAAGATACCAAAACAGGTGGAGGGTCTGATGCTTCTTTTACAGCAGCGCTTGGGATTCCTACGATTGATGGACTTGGTCCAATTGGTGGGAACGCGCATAGTGAAAATGAGTATTTAGAGATTCCATCTTTGACAGAGAGAACTTTATTACTGGCAAAAGTCATCGAGCGACTAGCATGGTTAGAAATGAACAAAACAAGGAAAAAGCTATCATAG
- a CDS encoding DUF3231 family protein has protein sequence MGILSGNQEKEPLHYGEISGLWGYLAGLNGSVAAYTTYLNHTGDADLRKFIEDKIHNEMKPQIKQIETILRDNGIEVPPAIPEKSAAPIEAIPTGARFTDPEIAEMIAKNSATGLVALSQIMGMCTREDIAVMCGQFHMEKAQTGMRLLRMQKDKGWLILPPLHTRIPELV, from the coding sequence ATGGGAATCTTGAGTGGAAACCAAGAAAAAGAACCATTGCATTACGGTGAAATCTCTGGTTTATGGGGATATTTAGCTGGTTTAAATGGTTCCGTTGCGGCATATACCACTTATCTAAACCACACCGGTGACGCTGACTTAAGAAAATTCATTGAAGACAAAATTCATAATGAAATGAAACCACAGATTAAGCAAATCGAAACCATCTTACGTGATAATGGGATCGAGGTGCCTCCAGCTATACCTGAAAAATCAGCTGCTCCAATTGAGGCTATACCGACAGGAGCAAGATTTACTGATCCGGAAATAGCAGAAATGATTGCAAAAAATTCCGCTACTGGGTTAGTTGCATTAAGCCAAATCATGGGAATGTGTACACGTGAGGACATTGCAGTAATGTGTGGTCAATTTCATATGGAAAAAGCTCAAACAGGTATGCGTCTTCTACGCATGCAAAAAGATAAAGGTTGGTTAATCCTACCTCCATTACACACAAGAATTCCTGAACTCGTCTAA
- a CDS encoding hemolysin family protein — MDSIPYDSIILLGAFLFLSAYFSASETAITSANKLRLRHLAEANNVKAQRSLSMTENYDQSLSTILIGNNIVNIAMATIATKVATDMFGSNASTLLITTFVLTIMVLTFGEILPKSLAKQYPEKYLFFVSASLKLIMKIFYPMTWIFVKLKVLLNKVIGTEEVPTVTDEDIKTLVDIGEEEGTFQIQERELLHNAIEFDDIVVKDILTPRPDVISISIESDINDIKDLFINEKYSRLPVYEGTIDNIIGILSHRDFFTSYVKGSDFILTDIIRKPFFVIGTVKISKLLKQLQNSKVHLAIVVDEYGGTAGIISIEDILEEIVGDIWDEHDEKENFIEELEDNRYRIDGSISIDDFCDSININLSETSSYTFSGWISEILGYLPKKDEKIKYENIFISIEEVQNRRIKKAIVEITTDR, encoded by the coding sequence TTGGACAGTATACCCTATGACTCGATTATTTTATTAGGGGCATTTTTATTTTTATCTGCTTATTTTTCTGCATCTGAAACAGCTATTACCAGTGCGAATAAGTTAAGGCTTCGTCATCTAGCCGAGGCGAATAATGTTAAAGCTCAACGTTCATTGAGCATGACAGAAAATTATGATCAAAGTCTATCTACTATATTGATAGGAAATAACATTGTTAATATAGCTATGGCCACGATAGCTACTAAAGTAGCAACTGACATGTTTGGAAGCAACGCAAGTACGCTACTAATTACGACTTTCGTATTAACCATTATGGTGTTAACGTTTGGAGAAATTTTACCGAAATCACTGGCAAAACAATACCCTGAAAAATATCTTTTCTTTGTATCGGCTTCTTTAAAATTGATTATGAAGATTTTTTATCCTATGACATGGATTTTTGTTAAATTAAAAGTGTTATTAAATAAAGTAATTGGTACAGAAGAGGTTCCTACTGTCACGGATGAAGATATAAAAACATTAGTTGACATTGGAGAAGAAGAAGGTACATTTCAAATACAAGAAAGAGAACTATTACACAATGCCATTGAGTTCGATGATATTGTCGTAAAAGATATATTAACACCAAGACCAGATGTGATATCGATATCAATCGAATCTGATATTAATGATATAAAAGACCTCTTTATAAATGAAAAATATTCAAGACTCCCGGTCTATGAAGGTACAATAGATAATATAATAGGAATCTTATCTCATAGGGATTTCTTTACGAGTTATGTCAAAGGTAGTGACTTTATATTAACTGATATCATCCGGAAACCGTTTTTTGTGATTGGCACAGTGAAAATATCAAAACTACTTAAACAATTACAAAATAGCAAAGTACATTTGGCGATTGTTGTGGATGAGTACGGTGGAACAGCTGGAATAATTTCTATTGAAGATATTCTAGAGGAGATAGTTGGTGATATATGGGATGAGCATGATGAAAAAGAAAATTTTATAGAGGAACTTGAAGACAATCGATACAGAATTGATGGAAGTATATCTATTGATGACTTCTGTGATTCAATAAATATTAACTTGTCTGAAACATCATCCTATACTTTTAGTGGTTGGATTTCAGAAATCTTGGGCTACCTTCCGAAAAAAGATGAAAAGATTAAATATGAAAATATTTTTATATCTATTGAAGAAGTTCAAAATCGTAGAATTAAGAAAGCAATCGTCGAAATTACGACTGATAGATAA
- a CDS encoding ATP-binding protein, translated as MVNFLKKSLLRQFAVVMVAILSLIILGGILISILYQYERNQFDTIRAELIDKEEIMDKIERHYTLMVFRGRGYMAFRSGIEYKEIFEEERTLEGYLKQYRSYHLNSEEVAYSNEVEGFIKHYTEDFLPEVANLVRNREYEALGELTQRGTTDEINKILELTQGLSDAYATEIKTVNNSFIKKLSQLALIFFIYIIVILVSIGFAIRKIVRDIGKPLGKFTETAQKVSSGEQFEFFETNRNDEIGVLSRSFETMVRTVQMKEEELTAQNEELTAQQEELTAQQEQLMALLEDSENSKRKLELYNDMISTLSTTLNQKELLEKVVTAMTALFHTDKAMLVLLNDHSDYKAIGISEENAKNVLSTLKDGVQIRLEQTKKIHVSSRISTSAEQGYHQEPVESMDLYAPVFTAEGTLIAIYMSTRIGYPFSERDIEEHQSLMSQLALSIEKIYLYEEAEKERQLNQDIIDNVNEGIILVDSEGQLVQVNYKLCELFDRDSVKSLFNLPLQEWILKLVKNVENKQQFMSFFEQVTQNTDDTVATYRYEILYPEKKVIDVYAQAIYRNEEKIGTLFVHRDITVEHGIDGMKSELVSTVSHELRTPLASILGFTELMINKDLNENRKKKYLDTIHKEAKRLTNLINDFLDLQRMESGKQTYHKKAVNMGQLIEQISDIFNEQHLERKILITDMTSKAVVFADEEKMVQLFTNLISNAIKFSPDGDPVELELKNSDFTLEIAVKDSGLGIPETEIKNLFQKFYRIDNSDRRKIGGTGLGLSVCKEIAQAHDGTISVISTEGQGSTFTVTLPLVQGEEYIIENPKVDESKPKLLILEDDQSLALLLKEQLLESGFQVVHKKDGEEAIKAIESFNPDAVVIDIMLHNSIDGWTVIEKLKENPKTKNIPIIVSSALDEKDKGFQLGAKHYLTKPYPANKLSTVILQTLLAGTKDGQIMYPDVEGEQ; from the coding sequence ATGGTTAACTTCTTAAAGAAAAGTTTATTGCGCCAATTTGCTGTAGTTATGGTGGCTATTCTTTCCCTCATTATATTAGGCGGTATTCTTATCTCTATTTTATACCAGTATGAGCGCAATCAGTTTGATACAATTCGCGCTGAGCTTATCGATAAAGAAGAAATCATGGATAAAATAGAAAGACACTATACATTAATGGTTTTCCGTGGAAGAGGGTACATGGCCTTTCGAAGTGGAATTGAATATAAAGAGATTTTTGAAGAGGAACGTACATTAGAAGGATATTTAAAACAATACCGTTCATATCATTTGAATTCAGAAGAAGTAGCATACAGTAATGAAGTGGAAGGGTTTATTAAACACTATACTGAAGATTTTCTTCCGGAAGTAGCCAATCTAGTTCGTAACAGAGAGTATGAAGCGCTTGGGGAATTAACTCAAAGAGGTACGACAGATGAAATTAATAAAATCCTTGAATTAACTCAGGGACTATCCGATGCTTATGCTACTGAAATAAAAACAGTAAACAATTCATTTATAAAAAAATTAAGCCAACTAGCTCTTATCTTTTTTATATATATTATTGTTATTTTAGTCTCTATCGGGTTTGCGATTCGAAAAATTGTAAGAGATATTGGAAAACCACTTGGAAAATTTACAGAAACGGCACAAAAAGTTTCATCCGGTGAACAGTTTGAATTTTTTGAGACAAATCGAAATGATGAAATAGGTGTTTTATCACGTTCATTTGAAACGATGGTTCGCACAGTTCAAATGAAAGAAGAAGAATTAACAGCTCAAAATGAAGAGCTAACAGCCCAACAAGAAGAGTTAACAGCCCAACAGGAACAGTTGATGGCATTGTTAGAAGACTCAGAAAATAGTAAACGAAAGCTAGAACTTTATAATGATATGATTTCAACCTTATCCACGACATTAAATCAAAAAGAGCTATTGGAAAAGGTTGTTACAGCAATGACAGCTTTGTTTCATACAGATAAAGCAATGTTAGTTTTACTTAATGACCATTCCGATTATAAAGCGATAGGAATTTCAGAAGAAAATGCGAAAAATGTATTGTCCACCTTAAAAGATGGTGTTCAAATCAGGTTAGAGCAAACAAAAAAAATCCATGTTTCTTCAAGGATAAGCACTTCAGCGGAGCAAGGGTATCATCAAGAACCTGTTGAAAGTATGGATTTATATGCTCCTGTCTTTACAGCAGAAGGAACACTGATAGCTATTTACATGTCAACTCGCATTGGATATCCATTTTCTGAGAGAGATATTGAGGAACATCAATCACTGATGAGCCAATTGGCGTTATCAATTGAAAAGATATATCTGTACGAAGAGGCTGAAAAAGAACGTCAATTAAATCAAGACATTATTGACAATGTTAATGAGGGTATCATCCTAGTAGATAGTGAAGGTCAATTAGTTCAGGTTAACTATAAGTTATGTGAGTTATTTGATAGAGACTCGGTCAAATCGTTATTTAATCTACCATTACAAGAGTGGATATTAAAGCTAGTCAAAAATGTTGAAAATAAACAACAGTTTATGTCTTTCTTTGAACAAGTGACACAAAATACAGATGATACGGTGGCTACTTACCGTTATGAAATCTTGTATCCAGAAAAGAAAGTGATTGATGTCTATGCTCAAGCGATTTATCGCAATGAGGAAAAAATAGGAACTCTATTTGTCCACAGAGATATTACGGTGGAACATGGAATAGATGGAATGAAATCTGAGCTTGTAAGCACTGTAAGCCACGAACTTAGAACGCCATTAGCAAGTATACTCGGTTTCACTGAGTTGATGATTAATAAAGACTTAAACGAAAATCGGAAAAAGAAATACTTGGATACAATTCATAAAGAAGCAAAACGTCTGACAAATCTAATTAACGATTTTCTTGATTTGCAGCGTATGGAATCTGGAAAGCAAACGTATCACAAAAAAGCAGTTAATATGGGACAGCTTATTGAACAGATTTCAGACATTTTCAATGAACAGCATCTGGAACGTAAGATTTTAATAACAGATATGACTTCAAAAGCAGTCGTGTTTGCTGATGAAGAAAAAATGGTACAGTTATTTACCAATTTAATTAGTAACGCCATTAAATTTTCACCAGATGGTGACCCTGTAGAGCTTGAATTAAAAAATTCTGACTTTACTTTAGAGATTGCCGTAAAAGACAGTGGTTTAGGGATACCTGAAACTGAAATTAAAAACCTATTCCAAAAATTTTACAGAATTGATAACTCAGACCGTCGTAAAATTGGTGGTACAGGGTTAGGTCTCTCCGTTTGTAAGGAAATAGCTCAGGCACATGATGGTACGATTTCTGTCATTTCTACAGAAGGTCAAGGGAGCACATTTACAGTTACATTACCTTTAGTTCAAGGGGAAGAATATATTATCGAGAATCCAAAAGTAGATGAATCCAAGCCTAAGCTTCTTATCTTAGAGGACGACCAAAGTCTTGCCTTGTTATTAAAAGAGCAGTTATTAGAATCTGGGTTTCAGGTTGTTCATAAAAAAGATGGTGAAGAAGCCATTAAAGCGATTGAATCGTTTAATCCAGATGCTGTCGTCATAGACATTATGCTCCACAATAGCATTGATGGTTGGACTGTTATTGAAAAACTTAAGGAAAATCCCAAAACAAAGAACATCCCTATCATTGTTTCGTCTGCATTAGATGAAAAAGATAAAGGGTTTCAACTTGGAGCAAAACATTATTTAACAAAGCCATATCCAGCGAATAAGCTATCAACCGTTATCTTGCAAACGTTGCTAGCAGGAACAAAAGATGGGCAAATCATGTACCCTGATGTTGAAGGGGAACAGTAA
- a CDS encoding response regulator transcription factor: MKRLLLAEDEDVLRMLIMDTLEDEGYAIDEASDGLQALAAIQENEYDLILLDYMMPGMSGIEVIEKVREMEEKNHVKILMLTAKSQKKDEEAVIEAGADYFLAKPFSPLKLAELVEDILHG, translated from the coding sequence ATGAAAAGATTATTATTAGCAGAAGATGAAGATGTGTTGAGAATGTTGATTATGGATACGTTAGAAGATGAGGGGTATGCAATCGATGAAGCATCAGATGGTCTTCAAGCTTTAGCTGCGATTCAAGAAAATGAGTATGATTTAATTCTTTTAGATTATATGATGCCAGGTATGAGTGGGATTGAAGTCATAGAGAAAGTAAGAGAGATGGAAGAAAAAAATCATGTGAAAATACTGATGCTCACCGCAAAAAGTCAAAAAAAAGACGAGGAAGCAGTAATAGAGGCGGGGGCTGACTATTTTTTGGCCAAGCCTTTTAGCCCATTGAAGCTTGCTGAATTAGTAGAGGATATATTACATGGTTAA